A genome region from Nitrosopumilus sp. includes the following:
- a CDS encoding 50S ribosomal protein L6, producing MSTNQLEKFQDEVAIPEGVTITLNKHMLMFVGPLGKTHKSFRNIPVNIEIVEGKVLLKSIGNRKKDYAILHTARSIIRNLCEGLIDGYTIKMKVVYAHFPITVKVEGKKILIENFQGERASRVTHIVGNTKVVPKGEDVILTGEVWTDITQTAANIELKTKVKNKDHRVFLDGVYTFDKKKGLEK from the coding sequence ATGTCTACTAATCAACTCGAGAAATTTCAAGACGAGGTAGCAATACCAGAAGGTGTAACAATCACATTGAACAAACATATGTTGATGTTTGTTGGTCCCTTAGGCAAAACTCACAAAAGTTTCCGCAATATTCCAGTCAACATAGAGATAGTAGAAGGTAAAGTGTTGTTAAAATCAATTGGGAATAGAAAAAAAGATTATGCGATTTTACACACTGCAAGATCAATCATTAGAAATCTTTGTGAAGGTCTAATTGATGGATATACAATTAAAATGAAAGTTGTGTATGCTCACTTTCCAATTACAGTAAAAGTTGAAGGAAAGAAAATTTTGATTGAGAATTTCCAAGGAGAGCGTGCATCAAGAGTAACACATATTGTTGGAAATACTAAAGTGGTTCCAAAAGGAGAAGACGTCATACTTACCGGAGAAGTATGGACAGACATCACACAAACAGCTGCGAATATTGAACTAAAAACTAAAGTCAAAAACAAAGATCATAGAGTATTTTTAGATGGGGTATATACCTTTGATAAGAAAAAGGGATTAGAAAAATAA